TTGATTCATAATGGATAGACTAAGGCAACTTTTTATATGCAGCTCTATTTTATTATGATTTTTTTATTTTAAGGAGGCTTTTTTATGAAATCATTGATTAGATTGAGAATGAGTTCTCATGATGCACATTACGGAGGAAATTTAGTTGATGGAGCTAGAATGTTACAATTATTTGGAGATGTGGCAACAGAGCTTTTGATACAAATGGATGGAGATGAAGGATTATTCAAAGCTTATGATAGTGTGGAGTTTATGGCTCCGGTTTATGCAGGTGACTATATAGAAGCGGTTGGAGAAATAGTAAATGTAGGAAATTCATCAAGAAAAATGGTATTTGAAGCTAGAAAAGTAATAGTTCCAAGACCTGATATTTCTGATTCAGCAGCAGATGTATTGGCTGAGCCTATAGTTGTATGTAGGGCAAGTGGAACTTGTGTAACTCCAAAAGATAAACAAAGAAAAAAATAAGAACCTTAGGAAGGGGAAGGGAGGCATAGTATGGAAAAATTAATAATAACAGCAGCAATATGTGGAGCTGAAGTTACAAAAGAACATAATCCTGCAGTACCTTATACAGTTGAAGAAATAGTAAGAGAAGCTGAATCAGCATATAAGGCAGGAGCAAGTATAATACATTTGCATGTGAGAGAAGATGACGGAACTCCTACTCAAGATAAAGAAAGATACAGAGTTTGTATGGAAGCTATAAAAGAAAGATGTCCAGATGTAATTATCCAACCTTCTACAGGTGGAGCAGTAGGAATGACAGATTTAGAAAGATTGCAGCCAACTGAATTACATCCAGAAATGGCAACTCTTGACTGTGGAACTTGTAATTTTGGTGGAGATGAAGTATTTGTAAATACTGAGAATACAATTAAAAATTTTGGAAGATTATTAATAGAAAGAGGAGTAAAACCGGAAATAGAAGTTTTTGATAAAGGTATGATTGACTTAGCAATAAGATATCAAAAACAAGGTTTTATTCAAAAGCCAATGCACTTTGACTTTGTAATGGGAGTACAAATTGCAGCAACAGCAAGAGATGTGGCATTCATGGTAGACAGCCTTCCGGAAGGATCTACTTGGACAGTAGCAGGAGTTGGAAGATCACAATTTCAAATGGCAGCCTTAGCTATTGTTATGGGAGGTCATGTTAGAGTTGGATTTGAAGACAATGTTTATATAGATAAAGGTGTTTTAGCAAAATCAAATGGTGAACTAGTAGAAAGAGTTGTAAGAATTGCAAAAGAATTAGGAAGAGAAGTGGCAAGTCCTAATGAAGCTAGAGAAATATTAGGATTGAAGAGAAAATAAAATATATTAAAATTTAATTAAAATTTGGAGGATAAAAATGAAAAAAGGATGTAAATACGGAACTCATAGAGTAATAGAACCTGCTGGAATTTTACCACAACCAGCTATCAAAATTTGTAATGATATGGAAATATATTCAAATGAAATTTTAATAGATGTTATAGCATTAAATATAGATTCTGCATCTTTCACCCAAATTGAAGAAGAAGCAGGGCATGATGTAGAAAAAATAAAAGCTAAGATAAAAGAAATAGTTGGAGAAAGAGGGAAAATGCAAAACCCTGTAACTGGTTCAGGTGGAATGCTAATTGGAACTGTTGAAAAAATTGGTGAAGATTTAGCTGATAAAACTAACCTAAAGGTTGGAGATAAAATAGCAACTCTAGTTTCTCTTTCATTAACTCCATTGAGAATAGATGAAATAATAGATGTTAAGCCTGATATCGACAGAGTAGAAATTAAAGGAAAAGCAATATTATTTGAAAGCGGAATATATGCGGTTTTACCTGAAGATATGTCAGAAAACTTAGCTTTAGCAGCATTAGATGTTGCCGGAGCACCAGCACAAGTTGCAAAATTAGTTAAACCTTGTGAATCTGTTGTAATCTTAGGATCTGCTGGAAAATCAGGTATGCTTTGTGCCTATGAAGCAGTAAAAAGAGTTGGACCAACTGGAAATGTAATCGGTTTAGTAAGAAATGAAAAAGAAAAAGCATTATTATCTAGAGTAAGTCCTAAAATAAATATAGTTGTTGCAGACGCAACTAAACCTATGGAAGTATTGGAAGCTGTTTTAGCAGCAAATAATGGAAAAGAAGTAGATGTGGCTATAAACTGTGTAAATGTTGCAAATACAGAAATGTCAACAATTTTACCAGTGAGAAATTTAGGAATAGCATATTTCTTCTCTATGGCAACTTCATTCACAAAAGCTGCTCTTGGTGCTGAAGGAGTAGGAAAAGATATAACTATGATAGTTGGAAACGGTTATACAATAGATCATGCTGCAATAACTCTTGAAGAATTAAGAGAAAGTGCTGCACTAAGAGAAATATTCAATGAATTATATTTATAATTTAGATAATTAATAGAAAACAAAAAAACTATAGTGATATGTTAAATAAAACTTAATTTGAGATTATAAGGAGATGATGATATGAATACTGTTAACACAAGGGCAAAATTTTTCCCAAATGTAAGTGATGAACAATGGAATGACTGGACATGGCAAGTTAGAAATAGAATTGAAAAAATTGAAGATTTAAAAAAATATGTCAATTTAAGTGCTGACGAGGAAGAAGGAGTAAAAAGAACTCTTGAAACATTAAGAATGTCAATTACTCCATATTATTTTTCATTAATAGATATGGAAAGTGAAAGATGTCCAATAAGAAAACAAGCAATACCTTCAGTTCAAGAAATACATCAATCAGATGCAGATTTACTTGATCCATTACATGAAGATGAGGATTCTCCAGTTCCTGGATTAACTCATAGATATCCTGATAGAGTACTTTTATTAATAACTGATATGTGTTCTATGTATTGCAGACATTGTACACGTAGAAGATTTGCCGGAGCACACGATGATTCTATGCCTATGGATAGAATAGATAAAGCTATAGAATATATAGCTAGAACACCACAAGTAAGAGATGTATTGCTATCAGGAGGAGATGCATTACTTGTTTCTGATAAATTCTTAGAAAGCATAATTAAAAAATTAAGAGCAATACCTCATGTTGAAGTTATAAGACTTGGAAGTAGAACGCCTGTTGTATTGCCTCAAAGAATAACTCCAGAATTATGTGATATGTTAAAGAAATATCATCCAATTTGGTTAAATACACACTTTAACCATCCACAAGAAGTTACTCCTGAAGCTAAAAAAGCCTGTGAAATGTTAGCTGATGCTGGTGTTCCTTTAGGAAATCAATCAGTACTATTAAGAGGAATAAATGACAGTGTTGCAGTTATGAAAAGATTGGTTCATGACTTAGTAAAAATGAGAGTAAGACCTTACTATATCTATCAATGTGACTTATCTATGGGACTTGAACATTTCAGAACTCCAGTTTCTAAAGGTATAGAAATTATAGAAGGACTAAGAGGCCATACTTCTGGATATGCAGTGCCAACATTTGTTGTTGATGCTCCAGGTGGAGGAGGAAAAACTCCTGCAATGCCACAATACATAATTTCTCAAGCTCCAGGAAGAGTAGTATTAAGAAACTTTGAAGGAGTTATAACAACTTATACAGAGCCTGAAAATTATGTACATGAACCTTGTTATGATGAAGAAAAATTTGAAGCTATGTATGAGGTATCAGGAGTTAATATGCTATTACAAGGAAAACAAATGGCTCTTGAACCAAGTCACTTAGCAAGACATGAGAGAAATAAAGCAAGACAAGCAGAAAATACAGAAAAATGTGATTGTGGACATAACTAAAGAGAGGAAGAAAAATGAGAAGCGTTTATGAGTTTATAGAAAAATATAAAAGATTATCTATAATAGGTATGGAAAAAAATGTGGGGAAAACCACATTATTAAATAAGCTTATAAACGATATCGGAGAGAAAAAGGTATTAGCTATAACTTCCATAGGTAGAGATGGTGAAGATGTAGATGTTGTGACAAGTACTGATAAACCAAGAATATATATAAGACGAGGAAGTATTATTGCAACTGGGAGAGATTGCTTAAGTAAATGCGATATTACAAAGGAAGTTCTTTATGTCACAGATTTCACCACTCCTATGGGAGATATAGTAATAATAAGAGCATTATCAGACGGCTATGTAGATATAGCTGGTCCCTCATATAACACACAAGTAAAAAGAGTTATAGAGCTTATGGAAAAATTTGGAAGTCAAATAACTATAGTAGATGGAGCACTTAGTAGAAAGAGTACGGCTATAAGTGATGTAAGTGATGCGACTATTTTAGCAACTGGAGCAGCTTTGTCTTTAGATATGCTAAAAGTGGTTGAAGAAACTAAAAAAACGGTTAACTTTTTAATGCTTGATGAAATTCAAGAGATGAAAGAAGATATAAAAAAATATTTTTCTAAAGCTAAGGCTTTACATATAAAAAAAGACAAGACAATCCAGTTTATTGATGTAAGCAATTCTATAGATCTGTCAGATAATATAAAAGAATATTTATCAGAGGAAAGCGAGTATTTTTGTATAAGAGGAGCAGTTACTGAAAAAATAATAGAAACTTTTATAGAAAATAGGGGTTCT
Above is a window of Fusobacterium russii ATCC 25533 DNA encoding:
- the kamA gene encoding L-lysine 2,3-aminomutase — its product is MNTVNTRAKFFPNVSDEQWNDWTWQVRNRIEKIEDLKKYVNLSADEEEGVKRTLETLRMSITPYYFSLIDMESERCPIRKQAIPSVQEIHQSDADLLDPLHEDEDSPVPGLTHRYPDRVLLLITDMCSMYCRHCTRRRFAGAHDDSMPMDRIDKAIEYIARTPQVRDVLLSGGDALLVSDKFLESIIKKLRAIPHVEVIRLGSRTPVVLPQRITPELCDMLKKYHPIWLNTHFNHPQEVTPEAKKACEMLADAGVPLGNQSVLLRGINDSVAVMKRLVHDLVKMRVRPYYIYQCDLSMGLEHFRTPVSKGIEIIEGLRGHTSGYAVPTFVVDAPGGGGKTPAMPQYIISQAPGRVVLRNFEGVITTYTEPENYVHEPCYDEEKFEAMYEVSGVNMLLQGKQMALEPSHLARHERNKARQAENTEKCDCGHN
- the kce gene encoding 3-keto-5-aminohexanoate cleavage protein — its product is MEKLIITAAICGAEVTKEHNPAVPYTVEEIVREAESAYKAGASIIHLHVREDDGTPTQDKERYRVCMEAIKERCPDVIIQPSTGGAVGMTDLERLQPTELHPEMATLDCGTCNFGGDEVFVNTENTIKNFGRLLIERGVKPEIEVFDKGMIDLAIRYQKQGFIQKPMHFDFVMGVQIAATARDVAFMVDSLPEGSTWTVAGVGRSQFQMAALAIVMGGHVRVGFEDNVYIDKGVLAKSNGELVERVVRIAKELGREVASPNEAREILGLKRK
- the kal gene encoding 3-aminobutyryl-CoA ammonia lyase, translating into MKSLIRLRMSSHDAHYGGNLVDGARMLQLFGDVATELLIQMDGDEGLFKAYDSVEFMAPVYAGDYIEAVGEIVNVGNSSRKMVFEARKVIVPRPDISDSAADVLAEPIVVCRASGTCVTPKDKQRKK
- the kdd gene encoding L-erythro-3,5-diaminohexanoate dehydrogenase, whose amino-acid sequence is MKKGCKYGTHRVIEPAGILPQPAIKICNDMEIYSNEILIDVIALNIDSASFTQIEEEAGHDVEKIKAKIKEIVGERGKMQNPVTGSGGMLIGTVEKIGEDLADKTNLKVGDKIATLVSLSLTPLRIDEIIDVKPDIDRVEIKGKAILFESGIYAVLPEDMSENLALAALDVAGAPAQVAKLVKPCESVVILGSAGKSGMLCAYEAVKRVGPTGNVIGLVRNEKEKALLSRVSPKINIVVADATKPMEVLEAVLAANNGKEVDVAINCVNVANTEMSTILPVRNLGIAYFFSMATSFTKAALGAEGVGKDITMIVGNGYTIDHAAITLEELRESAALREIFNELYL